A window of the Deltaproteobacteria bacterium genome harbors these coding sequences:
- a CDS encoding acetyl-CoA carboxylase biotin carboxylase subunit gives MIRKLLVANRGEIACRVIRTAKKLGIKTVAVHSEADAKAPHVEMADESVLIGPPPPPQSYLNTAAILEAARRTGADGVHPGYGFLSENGDFVHAVRGAGLVFVGPEADAMHQMGDKGVARRIVQAAGVPTVPGSAGIVQTADDAKLEADRIGYPVLLKAAAGGGGIGMTLVKSGDEIVKAFESSSSRAQKAFGDGSLYIEKFIENPHHIEVQVFGDTHGSVIHLFERECSVQRRHQKIIEETPAPLLIGRNDVLGKIFDAAVLAAKAVNYTNAGTIEFIADEKGNFYFIEMNTRLQVEHPVTEAVTGLDLVEWQLRVAVGERLPLAQSEVKRSGAAVECRICAENPAKNFFPAPGKIDELVWGDGMRVDTGVRAGSEITPFYDPMVAKVIGHGATRSEAIDRLSAALDKTVIKPLQTNLNLHRHVLREDRFRAGKYDTNYLATLDLKQLA, from the coding sequence ATGATCCGCAAGCTGCTGGTGGCCAACCGGGGTGAAATCGCATGCCGCGTGATCCGAACGGCAAAAAAGCTCGGGATCAAGACCGTCGCAGTCCATTCGGAAGCCGACGCCAAGGCACCCCATGTGGAGATGGCTGACGAAAGCGTGCTGATCGGACCGCCCCCTCCGCCACAAAGCTACCTGAACACAGCCGCAATCCTGGAGGCCGCAAGGAGGACCGGTGCCGATGGTGTGCACCCAGGGTATGGTTTCCTCTCGGAAAACGGCGACTTTGTCCACGCCGTTCGTGGCGCCGGTCTTGTCTTCGTTGGTCCCGAAGCCGATGCCATGCACCAGATGGGAGACAAGGGCGTCGCCCGCCGGATCGTGCAGGCGGCAGGAGTGCCCACCGTGCCGGGTTCGGCCGGAATCGTCCAGACCGCTGACGATGCAAAGCTGGAAGCCGACCGGATCGGCTATCCCGTCCTGCTCAAGGCAGCGGCAGGGGGCGGCGGCATCGGCATGACGCTGGTGAAGTCAGGAGATGAAATCGTCAAGGCGTTTGAAAGCTCTTCTTCCCGCGCCCAGAAGGCATTTGGCGATGGCAGCCTCTATATCGAGAAATTCATCGAAAATCCCCACCATATCGAGGTGCAGGTTTTCGGCGATACGCATGGCAGCGTGATCCACCTCTTTGAGCGTGAATGCTCGGTCCAGCGCCGTCACCAGAAGATCATCGAGGAAACACCCGCCCCGCTGCTCATAGGCCGGAACGACGTGCTCGGGAAAATCTTTGACGCGGCGGTACTGGCGGCGAAGGCGGTCAACTACACGAATGCCGGAACCATCGAGTTCATCGCTGACGAGAAGGGCAACTTCTACTTCATTGAAATGAATACCCGACTCCAGGTCGAACACCCTGTTACCGAGGCCGTGACCGGGCTTGATCTCGTGGAGTGGCAGCTCCGCGTGGCTGTCGGAGAAAGACTCCCCCTCGCGCAGAGCGAGGTGAAACGTTCCGGCGCGGCGGTCGAATGCCGCATCTGTGCCGAAAACCCCGCGAAAAACTTTTTCCCGGCCCCCGGCAAGATCGATGAGCTGGTCTGGGGCGATGGCATGCGCGTGGATACCGGTGTCCGGGCAGGATCGGAGATCACGCCCTTCTACGATCCGATGGTCGCGAAGGTCATTGGCCACGGAGCGACACGGAGCGAGGCGATAGACCGGCTGTCCGCCGCCCTGGACAAAACGGTGATCAAACCGCTTCAGACGAACCTGAACCTCCACCGGCATGTGCTGAGGGAGGATCGGTTCCGCGCCGGGAAATACGACACCAACTATCTCGCCACCCTGGACCTGAAACAGCTCGCCTGA
- a CDS encoding enoyl-CoA hydratase/isomerase family protein, with product MPNFTSLLYEVDGHICTITLNRPEKKNALSQALTNEIIFALETARDDSSVRVIVLTGSGGVFCSGADLGGMADSQKSDIPHRGSFPELLIAQRTCGKPIIAKVRKYALAGGLGLMMGCQFALAEDTAQFSTPEIDRGIWPMMIMANIFRHVPRRKGLEMCLFGERIDAKQAENWGVINKAVPADQLDAEVASWAQRLAEKSPIAMKLGLNAFYKQEAMEFDAAVKYLSGELAKVINTEDAREGIAAFLQKRKPNFKGK from the coding sequence ATGCCGAACTTTACGTCGCTCCTGTATGAAGTGGACGGGCACATCTGCACGATCACGCTGAACCGCCCCGAAAAGAAGAACGCCCTGTCCCAAGCCCTTACGAACGAGATCATCTTTGCGCTGGAAACGGCCCGGGACGATTCCAGTGTCCGGGTGATCGTCCTGACCGGTTCGGGCGGCGTGTTCTGTTCAGGCGCGGATTTGGGAGGCATGGCCGATTCCCAGAAGTCTGACATCCCGCATCGCGGGTCGTTTCCCGAACTGCTGATTGCCCAGCGGACCTGCGGAAAGCCGATCATCGCCAAGGTCCGCAAATACGCCCTGGCGGGCGGGCTGGGGCTCATGATGGGCTGCCAGTTCGCACTGGCCGAGGACACCGCACAGTTCAGCACCCCGGAAATTGACCGTGGCATCTGGCCCATGATGATCATGGCCAATATCTTCCGGCATGTGCCGCGCCGCAAGGGACTCGAAATGTGTCTTTTTGGTGAACGGATAGACGCCAAACAGGCCGAGAACTGGGGTGTTATCAACAAGGCCGTGCCGGCGGACCAGCTTGATGCTGAAGTGGCGTCCTGGGCCCAGAGGCTGGCCGAGAAATCGCCCATCGCCATGAAGTTGGGGCTCAACGCCTTCTACAAGCAGGAGGCGATGGAGTTTGATGCGGCGGTAAAATATCTCTCAGGTGAACTTGCCAAGGTGATCAACACGGAGGACGCCCGCGAAGGAATCGCCGCGTTCCTCCAGAAGCGCAAGCCGAACTTCAAGGGGAAATAG
- the meaB gene encoding methylmalonyl Co-A mutase-associated GTPase MeaB, whose protein sequence is MLAGDRRALARLISLVENRSEGSGELLAEIYRRSRGAKVLGITGPPGAGKSTLTDRLVARFRRHGEKVAVIAIDPSSPFTGGAILGDRVRMQSHSLDEGVFIRSFGTRGAHGGLSRATRDVVRVFDAAGYGLIVIETVGVGQTELDIMELADTTVVVLVPEAGDTIQTMKAGLMEIADIFVVNKCDRDGAERIKVELELMVHLSDNPDWTVPVLLAAASLDQGVDEIAGAFGQHLEKTRDTPAREQKRAEQRLAQFVEIVRDEMENRLKAATGAGGVLGQLASEVRAGALNPYEAALKVLADSPALAKVLFPDR, encoded by the coding sequence ATGCTGGCTGGAGACCGGCGGGCGTTGGCCCGGCTGATCTCGCTGGTGGAAAACCGGTCGGAGGGTTCCGGCGAGCTGCTGGCGGAGATCTATCGCCGCAGCCGCGGGGCGAAAGTGCTGGGTATTACCGGTCCGCCCGGTGCTGGCAAAAGCACGCTTACCGACCGGCTGGTTGCGCGTTTTCGCCGCCACGGTGAAAAGGTGGCCGTTATCGCCATCGACCCGTCAAGCCCGTTCACGGGCGGGGCCATTCTGGGCGACCGGGTGCGGATGCAGAGCCATTCGCTGGACGAAGGTGTTTTCATCCGGAGTTTCGGTACCCGTGGCGCGCATGGCGGGCTGTCACGGGCCACCCGCGACGTTGTGCGGGTTTTCGACGCGGCCGGTTACGGCCTGATAGTGATTGAAACCGTCGGCGTCGGCCAGACGGAGCTGGATATCATGGAGCTGGCCGACACGACGGTCGTGGTTCTGGTGCCCGAGGCTGGCGACACCATCCAGACGATGAAGGCCGGGCTGATGGAGATCGCGGACATCTTCGTGGTGAACAAGTGCGACCGCGACGGGGCCGAGCGGATCAAGGTGGAACTGGAACTGATGGTCCATCTGTCTGACAATCCCGACTGGACGGTTCCGGTGCTGCTCGCGGCGGCGTCGCTCGACCAGGGTGTGGATGAGATCGCCGGTGCATTCGGGCAGCATCTGGAGAAGACCCGCGACACGCCCGCCCGCGAGCAGAAGCGTGCCGAGCAGCGGCTCGCCCAGTTCGTGGAAATTGTCCGGGATGAAATGGAAAACCGGCTGAAAGCCGCCACGGGCGCTGGAGGGGTACTCGGCCAGCTTGCGTCCGAGGTGCGCGCCGGAGCGCTGAATCCCTATGAGGCGGCCCTGAAGGTTCTGGCCGATTCCCCGGCGCTTGCAAAAGTACTTTTTCCGGACCGGTAG
- a CDS encoding helicase codes for MSPVPDPPWTPSAQKSLRAEIAASGGNEVYFLARMDEAGRIFWAEPMARGGPDSVPAPQLRPQSGEAVVHNHPGGNLQPSEPDLEIASQLGARGVGFFIIDSEVTRIYRVVEPFQEADAPPPDIEALRGTFSPGGGLARAFSGFEPREEQGRMAEMLTNTFELKGIAVVEAGTGVGKSLAYLVPALDWARRHGKRVAISTATHTLQQQLVENDIPLLEKATGAPVRAATLMGRSNYVCKRKAAELSRQETLELDDEASDAVRELARWASATPTGERRDFGSSVSETVWEKVASMTDQTLRTKCPFYNECFYYQARRKAASSELLIVNHHLLLSDLALKTELDQFSDAAVLPPFEAVVIDEAHHLPDTGTTAASTTLSATRMAKVCQRLVSSKDPLKGLLAQFETRINRSSEPGEPRVALLKAAGEVRGQVIRVRDTGRKVFDQWFDTFDGMLPSGERGGRYRKLRITRRERSLPSYGESVETPARELMTELVRLAGLLEALTRSVKGDSPLGKETEANLVEMRSLQGRLELAAEDLAILLTDDDEYCTWVDLDADNHRVTLHRAPVDPGPFLDKAIFSQPSVEAVALTSATLAVAGKFANFERQSGLIRSRQPERRTELLLTSPFDFARQAMLATPGDIPDPKSDLFALKLANWLRELLLASRGHAFVLFTSYQLLERTFRELEPVLSAAGLTALRQEAGRKGRLADQFRNSAKPVLFATASFWEGVDIPGDQLRHVIITRLPFTVPSEPIQVARAERIRKEGRSDFDEMSVPQAVIRFRQGFGRLIRSKTDRGVVTVLDSRIVTKRFGRVFTDSLPPVRRSSGKWEQVISDVRDFFRTFPDE; via the coding sequence GTGTCCCCAGTTCCCGATCCACCCTGGACTCCTTCCGCACAAAAGTCGCTCCGCGCCGAGATCGCGGCCAGCGGCGGCAATGAAGTCTATTTTCTTGCCCGCATGGATGAAGCCGGCCGTATTTTCTGGGCAGAGCCGATGGCCAGAGGCGGCCCCGATTCAGTGCCGGCGCCCCAGCTCCGTCCGCAATCGGGCGAAGCCGTCGTGCACAATCATCCTGGCGGGAACCTCCAGCCATCGGAACCTGACCTTGAAATTGCATCCCAGCTGGGCGCACGGGGGGTCGGGTTTTTTATTATCGATAGCGAAGTCACCCGTATCTACCGGGTTGTGGAGCCGTTCCAGGAGGCAGACGCCCCGCCACCTGATATTGAGGCATTGCGCGGCACTTTTTCCCCGGGTGGCGGACTGGCCAGGGCATTCAGCGGTTTTGAGCCCCGCGAGGAACAGGGACGCATGGCCGAGATGCTGACGAATACCTTTGAATTGAAAGGTATCGCCGTCGTTGAGGCCGGAACCGGTGTCGGCAAGTCACTCGCCTATCTGGTCCCGGCCCTCGACTGGGCGCGCCGCCATGGGAAGCGTGTCGCCATCTCCACAGCCACGCATACGCTTCAGCAGCAGCTCGTGGAGAACGACATCCCCCTGCTGGAAAAGGCGACCGGAGCACCCGTGCGGGCGGCGACGCTGATGGGGCGGTCAAACTACGTCTGCAAGCGCAAGGCTGCAGAACTGTCCCGGCAGGAAACGCTGGAACTGGATGATGAGGCGTCCGATGCCGTCCGGGAACTGGCGCGATGGGCGTCGGCAACTCCTACCGGCGAACGGCGGGACTTCGGCTCCAGCGTCAGCGAAACGGTCTGGGAAAAAGTCGCCTCCATGACGGACCAGACGCTGCGGACGAAATGCCCTTTCTACAACGAATGCTTTTACTATCAGGCCCGGCGGAAGGCCGCTTCATCCGAGCTCCTCATTGTCAACCATCATCTCCTGCTTTCAGACCTGGCGCTCAAGACCGAGCTGGACCAGTTTTCTGATGCGGCCGTCCTCCCGCCGTTTGAGGCCGTCGTGATCGACGAGGCCCATCACCTGCCTGATACCGGAACGACGGCGGCCTCAACGACGCTTTCCGCCACGCGGATGGCCAAGGTCTGCCAGAGACTCGTCTCCTCGAAAGACCCGTTGAAAGGGCTGCTCGCGCAGTTTGAAACCCGGATAAACCGGTCCAGTGAACCCGGCGAACCGAGGGTGGCCTTGCTCAAGGCGGCCGGCGAAGTCCGCGGCCAAGTCATCCGCGTCCGCGATACCGGGCGCAAGGTGTTCGACCAGTGGTTCGACACATTCGACGGCATGCTTCCCTCCGGAGAACGCGGCGGACGGTACCGCAAGCTCCGGATCACCCGGCGTGAGCGCAGCCTCCCCAGCTACGGGGAATCGGTCGAAACCCCCGCACGGGAGCTGATGACCGAGCTGGTGCGGCTTGCCGGACTGCTGGAAGCCCTCACCCGGAGCGTGAAAGGCGACAGTCCTCTTGGCAAAGAGACGGAGGCAAATCTTGTCGAAATGCGTTCGCTGCAGGGAAGGCTGGAACTGGCCGCCGAAGACCTGGCCATACTGCTTACTGACGACGACGAATACTGCACCTGGGTAGATCTCGATGCCGACAACCACCGGGTGACACTGCATCGTGCACCAGTCGATCCTGGTCCCTTTCTGGACAAGGCCATATTCAGCCAGCCATCCGTCGAAGCAGTCGCACTGACCAGTGCTACCCTCGCCGTGGCCGGGAAATTCGCCAATTTTGAACGGCAGTCTGGGCTCATCCGGAGCAGGCAACCTGAACGACGGACCGAACTGCTGCTCACCAGTCCGTTCGATTTCGCCCGTCAGGCAATGCTGGCGACACCGGGCGACATTCCCGATCCCAAGTCGGACCTGTTCGCACTGAAACTCGCCAACTGGCTGCGGGAGCTTCTTCTCGCTTCCCGGGGTCATGCCTTTGTGCTGTTCACGTCCTACCAGCTCCTGGAGCGGACATTCCGGGAACTGGAACCGGTGCTTTCGGCGGCAGGCCTGACGGCCCTCCGGCAGGAAGCCGGCCGCAAGGGCCGGCTGGCCGATCAGTTCCGAAACTCGGCAAAACCGGTCCTTTTTGCGACGGCAAGCTTCTGGGAAGGCGTGGATATTCCCGGCGACCAGCTCCGGCACGTCATCATCACCCGGCTGCCGTTTACCGTGCCGTCGGAGCCAATTCAGGTCGCCCGCGCCGAACGGATCAGGAAGGAGGGCCGCTCGGACTTTGACGAAATGTCGGTCCCTCAGGCGGTGATCCGGTTCCGGCAGGGGTTTGGTCGCCTGATCCGCTCAAAAACCGACAGGGGCGTGGTGACGGTCCTGGACTCACGGATAGTCACCAAGCGTTTCGGAAGGGTTTTTACCGATTCGCTCCCGCCCGTCCGCCGGTCCAGCGGAAAATGGGAACAGGTGATTTCCGACGTCAGGGATTTTTTCAGGACGTTCCCGGACGAGTGA
- a CDS encoding DUF503 domain-containing protein, whose amino-acid sequence MAVQVGILTVWLRLHGAGSLKDKRKVVRSILDQTRRAFRCSASETDLHDHHTQAELTFAVVGGDALALRALLDRMLEYVEARCIRHGAELTDQASDVDRWQNA is encoded by the coding sequence ATGGCCGTACAGGTTGGCATACTGACCGTCTGGCTCCGGCTGCACGGCGCCGGTTCACTCAAGGACAAGCGCAAGGTCGTGCGGTCCATCCTTGACCAGACACGGCGGGCGTTCCGCTGTTCGGCGTCAGAAACCGATCTCCACGACCATCATACACAGGCGGAGCTGACTTTCGCCGTGGTCGGCGGCGACGCGCTTGCCTTGCGGGCATTGCTCGACCGGATGCTCGAATATGTGGAGGCCCGCTGCATCCGGCATGGAGCGGAACTGACCGACCAGGCCTCCGACGTCGACCGGTGGCAGAACGCCTAG
- a CDS encoding isochorismatase family protein — translation MPSVIESLQLDRSRTVLSVVDYQERLFAVMDTAHRERALQNVRILLEAARVLSIPVVATEQYPKGLGRTIPEVVEAFPTLKAIEKTEFACPDNAEFMHVLEGLRRPTVLLAGMETHICVYQTALKLLEKGYLVHVIADACLSRRKLNWKTGLRQCDRAGAVVTTAESAVFQLLGRAGTDEFRAVSKLVK, via the coding sequence ATGCCCAGTGTTATTGAGTCTCTGCAACTGGACCGCTCCCGGACGGTGCTGTCGGTGGTTGACTATCAGGAGCGTCTGTTTGCTGTCATGGATACCGCCCATCGGGAACGGGCACTCCAGAATGTGCGTATCCTGCTGGAGGCGGCCCGGGTGCTTTCCATTCCAGTGGTGGCAACCGAGCAGTATCCCAAGGGGCTCGGCCGCACCATTCCGGAAGTGGTAGAGGCCTTCCCTACACTCAAGGCAATTGAAAAGACCGAGTTTGCCTGCCCGGACAATGCCGAATTCATGCATGTGCTGGAAGGATTGAGGAGGCCCACCGTCCTTCTTGCAGGCATGGAGACCCATATTTGTGTCTATCAGACCGCCCTGAAACTGCTGGAAAAGGGTTATCTGGTCCATGTCATTGCCGATGCGTGTCTCTCCCGGCGCAAGCTCAACTGGAAGACGGGGCTGCGCCAGTGCGACCGGGCTGGAGCCGTTGTGACGACGGCCGAAAGCGCCGTGTTCCAGCTCCTTGGCAGGGCCGGCACGGACGAGTTCAGGGCAGTCTCGAAACTGGTGAAATGA
- a CDS encoding DUF971 domain-containing protein — MAELVQISNPFKIRTCQGLGNYALDVHWDDGHHSIFTYDQLRVLQPPPFDRPSQKSPLAGAGQAKPWPLKVKVADGRMMVSWSDGYDAIYTMDALRRDCQCAECIPHHH, encoded by the coding sequence ATGGCCGAGCTGGTGCAGATTTCAAACCCGTTCAAGATCAGGACCTGTCAGGGGCTTGGCAACTACGCGCTCGATGTTCACTGGGACGACGGGCACCATTCGATCTTTACCTATGACCAGCTGCGGGTGCTTCAGCCGCCGCCCTTTGACCGTCCGAGCCAGAAGTCACCGCTGGCCGGAGCTGGTCAGGCCAAACCGTGGCCACTCAAGGTGAAGGTAGCCGACGGACGGATGATGGTGAGCTGGTCGGACGGGTACGACGCCATTTACACGATGGATGCGCTCCGCCGGGACTGCCAGTGCGCCGAATGCATTCCGCATCATCACTGA